One window from the genome of Streptomyces sp. NBC_00708 encodes:
- a CDS encoding transcriptional repressor — MYGRHEEAPVATAPISGTNAAPVRGRSTRQRAAVAAALDEVDEFRSAQELHDVLKHRGDSVGLTTVYRTLQSLADAGEVDVLRTTEGESVYRRCSTGEHHHHLVCRMCGKAVEVEGPVVEQWAETIATQHGFVNVAHTVEVFGTCADCAGGEK, encoded by the coding sequence ATGTACGGGCGACACGAGGAGGCTCCTGTGGCGACGGCGCCGATCAGTGGAACGAACGCGGCTCCGGTCCGCGGCCGGTCGACCCGGCAGCGGGCGGCCGTGGCGGCGGCGCTCGACGAGGTGGACGAGTTCCGCAGCGCCCAGGAGCTGCACGACGTCCTCAAGCACCGCGGGGACTCGGTCGGCCTCACGACCGTCTACCGCACCCTGCAGTCCCTCGCCGACGCCGGCGAGGTGGACGTCCTGCGCACCACGGAGGGCGAGTCCGTCTACCGGCGCTGCTCGACCGGCGAGCACCACCACCATCTGGTCTGCCGCATGTGCGGCAAGGCGGTCGAGGTCGAGGGCCCCGTGGTCGAGCAGTGGGCGGAGACCATCGCCACACAGCACGGCTTCGTCAACGTGGCGCACACGGTCGAGGTCTTCGGCACCTGCGCGGACTGCGCGGGCGGCGAGAAGTAG
- the recO gene encoding DNA repair protein RecO: MSLFRDDGVVLRTQKLGEADRIITILTRGHGRVRAVARGVRRTKSKFGARLEPFSHVDVQFFARGSELVGRGLPLCTQSETIAPYGGGIVTDYGRYTAGTAMLETAERFTDHEGEPAVQQYLLLVGGLRTLARGEHEPHLILDAFLLRSLAVNGYAPSFDDCARCGLPGPNRFFSVAAGGVVCGDCRVPGSVVPSAEAVVLLSALLSGDWETADACEARHVREGSGLVSAYLHWHLERGLRSLRYVEK, encoded by the coding sequence ATGAGCTTGTTCCGGGACGACGGCGTGGTGCTGCGCACGCAGAAACTGGGCGAGGCCGACCGGATCATCACGATACTGACCCGGGGCCACGGCCGGGTGCGGGCCGTCGCGCGCGGGGTGCGCCGCACCAAGTCCAAGTTCGGGGCCCGCCTTGAGCCGTTCTCCCACGTGGACGTGCAGTTCTTCGCGCGCGGCAGCGAACTGGTCGGGCGGGGGCTGCCGCTGTGCACGCAGAGCGAGACGATCGCCCCGTACGGCGGCGGGATCGTCACGGACTACGGGCGCTACACCGCCGGCACCGCGATGCTGGAGACCGCCGAGCGCTTCACCGACCACGAGGGCGAACCCGCGGTCCAGCAGTACCTGCTGCTGGTGGGCGGGCTGCGCACGCTGGCCCGGGGCGAGCACGAGCCGCATCTGATTCTGGACGCATTCCTGCTGAGGTCCCTCGCCGTCAACGGCTACGCCCCCAGCTTCGACGACTGCGCGCGCTGCGGACTGCCTGGTCCGAACCGTTTCTTCTCCGTGGCGGCGGGCGGCGTCGTATGCGGCGACTGCCGGGTGCCCGGCAGCGTCGTACCCTCGGCTGAGGCCGTGGTCCTGCTGAGCGCCCTGCTCAGCGGCGACTGGGAGACGGCGGACGCGTGCGAGGCGCGTCATGTCAGGGAGGGGAGCGGGCTGGTGTCCGCCTATCTGCACTGGCATCTGGAGCGCGGGCTGCGTTCACTGCGGTACGTAGAGAAGTGA
- a CDS encoding response regulator transcription factor: MIRVLLADDQTLVRAAFAMLVGSDPEMEVVGEAATGLEAVALARSARADLVVMDIRMPELDGIEATRRIAADEDLAGVKVLVLTTYDTDDHIVDALRAGASGFLVKDTRPADLLAAIKTVAAGESLLSPGPTARLIARVLSAPRAPSGPGPDALGMLSERERQVLALVARGLNNTETAESLGLSPLTAKTHVSRIMGKLGARDRAQLVIAAYESGLVVPAGGS, from the coding sequence ATGATCCGGGTACTGCTCGCGGACGACCAGACACTCGTCCGGGCGGCCTTCGCGATGCTCGTCGGCTCCGACCCGGAGATGGAGGTGGTCGGCGAGGCCGCCACCGGCCTCGAAGCGGTCGCGCTCGCCCGCTCGGCCCGCGCTGACCTCGTCGTCATGGACATCCGGATGCCGGAGCTCGACGGCATCGAGGCGACCCGCCGCATCGCCGCCGACGAGGACCTGGCCGGGGTGAAGGTGCTGGTCCTCACCACGTACGACACCGACGACCACATCGTCGACGCGCTGCGCGCCGGCGCCTCCGGGTTCCTGGTCAAGGACACCCGGCCCGCCGATCTGCTCGCCGCGATCAAGACGGTCGCCGCGGGCGAGTCGCTGCTCTCGCCCGGCCCGACCGCCCGGCTCATCGCCCGGGTCCTCAGCGCCCCGCGCGCCCCCTCCGGGCCGGGCCCCGACGCTCTGGGCATGCTCTCCGAGCGCGAGCGCCAGGTCCTCGCCCTGGTCGCGCGCGGCCTCAACAACACCGAGACCGCCGAGAGCCTGGGCCTCAGCCCGCTCACCGCCAAGACCCATGTCAGCCGGATCATGGGCAAGCTCGGCGCCCGGGACCGGGCCCAGCTGGTGATCGCCGCGTACGAGTCGGGGCTCGTGGTGCCCGCCGGGGGAAGCTGA
- a CDS encoding sensor histidine kinase, with translation MSPATAPAAPAVTSRRDRVLAVVNRDPMRAPHRARNDALLAGAAAVLSTALALAAGGAGRMGAAGWTLLLASVVPLVWRRRAPVPVLLAMVPLLALYHGTDNLHTAPMPQTWIVLYTVAVTGRPLRTLVVGIGVTSVMVTVVLALSAHDGLELLRISGWIVAVLFCGVDVRIYRQYVASVLERAERAERTREEEAARRVAEERLRIARDLHDLLAHSITLIGVQTSVASHILTVDPERLDRQAVAASLDDIAETCREARAELRTTLQVLRGTGREGGGADPDGPLPDLAALPGLVRAAEAAGARVDLDVGVPAGRLAPALGAAAYRIVQESLTNAVRHAGAGVRIRVVVEPAAGALRVTVTDDGTGPVDDGSAPGFGIVGMRERARSTGGTLTAGPRPDGGFEVSALLPFPPPPPGNQPDGPPTYAHDHAPEREAETTS, from the coding sequence GTGTCCCCAGCCACCGCACCGGCCGCCCCCGCGGTCACGAGCCGCCGCGACCGCGTCCTGGCCGTCGTCAACCGCGATCCGATGCGGGCGCCGCACCGGGCGCGCAACGACGCCCTGCTCGCCGGGGCCGCCGCGGTGCTCTCCACGGCCCTCGCGCTGGCCGCCGGGGGCGCCGGGAGGATGGGCGCGGCGGGCTGGACCCTGCTCCTGGCCAGCGTCGTACCGCTCGTCTGGCGGCGGCGCGCCCCGGTGCCGGTCCTGCTCGCCATGGTGCCGCTGCTGGCGCTCTACCACGGCACCGACAACCTCCACACGGCGCCGATGCCGCAGACCTGGATCGTGCTCTACACGGTGGCCGTCACCGGCCGCCCGCTGCGCACCCTGGTCGTCGGCATCGGCGTCACCTCCGTGATGGTGACGGTGGTACTCGCCCTCAGCGCGCACGACGGGCTCGAACTGCTGCGGATCTCCGGGTGGATCGTCGCGGTGCTGTTCTGCGGGGTCGACGTGCGCATCTACCGCCAGTACGTCGCCTCGGTGCTGGAGCGCGCCGAACGCGCCGAACGGACCCGGGAGGAGGAGGCCGCCCGGCGGGTCGCCGAGGAGCGGCTGCGCATCGCCCGCGATCTGCACGACCTCCTCGCGCACAGCATCACCCTCATCGGGGTGCAGACGTCGGTCGCCTCGCACATCCTGACCGTCGACCCGGAACGGCTGGACCGGCAGGCCGTCGCCGCCTCGCTGGACGACATCGCAGAGACCTGCCGGGAGGCCAGGGCCGAGCTGAGGACCACCCTCCAGGTGCTGCGCGGGACCGGACGGGAGGGCGGGGGAGCGGACCCGGACGGGCCGCTGCCCGATCTGGCCGCCCTGCCCGGTCTCGTACGGGCCGCCGAGGCGGCCGGGGCCCGGGTCGACCTCGACGTCGGCGTCCCGGCGGGCCGCCTCGCCCCGGCCCTCGGGGCCGCCGCCTACCGGATCGTCCAGGAGTCCCTGACGAACGCGGTACGGCACGCGGGCGCCGGCGTCCGCATCCGCGTCGTCGTCGAGCCCGCCGCCGGTGCCCTGCGGGTCACGGTGACCGACGACGGCACCGGCCCGGTGGACGACGGCTCCGCACCCGGGTTCGGGATCGTCGGAATGCGGGAACGCGCCCGCTCCACCGGCGGCACCCTCACGGCGGGCCCCCGCCCCGACGGCGGCTTCGAGGTGTCGGCCCTGCTGCCGTTCCCGCCCCCGCCCCCGGGAAACCAGCCGGACGGCCCACCCACGTACGCGCATGACCACGCACCGGAACGGGAAGCGGAGACCACCTCATGA
- a CDS encoding glycine--tRNA ligase, translated as MAADKIDTIVSLSKRRGFVYPCSEIYGGQKAAWDYGPLGVELKENLKRQWWRYMVTSREDVVGIDSSVILAPEVWVASGHVATFSDPLTECTSCHKRYRADHLEEAYEEKHGKAPANGLADLNCPNCGNKGTFTEPKQFSGLLSTHLGPTQDSGSVAYLRPETAQGIFTNFGQVQTTSRKKPPFGIAQMGKSFRNEITPGNFIFRTREFEQMEMEFFVKPGEDEQWQEYWMEQRWNWYTGLGMREENMRWFEHPQEKLSHYSKRTADIEYRFRFGGSEWGELEGVANRTDYDLTAHSKASGTDLSFFDQEKSERYTPYVIEPAAGVGRAMLAFLLDAYNEDEAPNAKGVMEKRAVMRLDPRLAPVKVAVLPLSRNPQLSPKAKGLATDLRQNWNIEFDDAGAIGRRYRRQDEIGTPFCVTVDFDTLDDNAVTVRERDTMKQERVSLDQIQGYLATRLIGC; from the coding sequence GTGGCCGCCGACAAGATCGACACCATCGTCAGCCTGAGCAAGCGCCGTGGCTTCGTCTACCCCTGCAGCGAGATCTACGGTGGTCAGAAGGCCGCCTGGGACTACGGGCCGCTGGGCGTCGAACTCAAGGAGAACCTGAAGCGCCAGTGGTGGCGCTACATGGTCACCTCCCGCGAGGACGTGGTCGGTATCGACTCGTCGGTCATCCTGGCCCCCGAGGTGTGGGTGGCCTCCGGCCACGTCGCCACGTTCTCCGACCCGCTGACCGAGTGCACCTCCTGTCACAAGCGCTACCGCGCGGACCACCTGGAGGAGGCGTACGAGGAGAAGCACGGCAAGGCGCCGGCCAACGGCCTGGCCGACCTCAACTGCCCGAACTGCGGCAACAAGGGCACGTTCACCGAGCCCAAGCAGTTCTCCGGCCTGCTCTCCACGCACCTCGGCCCGACCCAGGACTCCGGCTCGGTCGCCTACCTGCGCCCCGAGACCGCCCAGGGCATCTTCACCAACTTCGGCCAGGTGCAGACCACCTCGCGCAAGAAGCCCCCGTTCGGCATCGCGCAGATGGGCAAGTCCTTCCGCAACGAGATCACTCCGGGCAACTTCATCTTCCGCACGCGCGAGTTCGAGCAGATGGAGATGGAGTTCTTCGTCAAGCCGGGCGAGGACGAGCAGTGGCAGGAGTACTGGATGGAGCAGCGCTGGAACTGGTACACCGGTCTCGGCATGCGCGAGGAGAACATGCGGTGGTTCGAGCACCCGCAGGAGAAGCTCTCCCACTACTCGAAGCGCACCGCTGACATCGAGTACCGCTTCCGCTTCGGCGGCAGCGAGTGGGGCGAGCTGGAGGGCGTCGCCAACCGCACCGACTACGACCTCACGGCCCACTCCAAGGCCTCGGGCACGGACCTGTCCTTCTTCGACCAGGAGAAGAGCGAGCGCTACACCCCGTACGTCATCGAGCCCGCGGCCGGTGTCGGCCGCGCGATGCTGGCCTTCCTCCTCGACGCCTACAACGAGGACGAGGCGCCGAACGCCAAGGGCGTCATGGAGAAGCGCGCCGTGATGCGTCTCGACCCCCGCCTGGCGCCGGTCAAGGTCGCCGTCCTCCCGCTGTCCCGCAACCCGCAGCTCTCGCCGAAGGCCAAGGGCCTCGCCACCGACCTGCGGCAGAACTGGAACATCGAGTTCGACGACGCGGGCGCCATCGGCCGCCGCTACCGCCGCCAGGACGAGATCGGCACGCCGTTCTGCGTCACCGTCGACTTCGACACCCTCGACGACAACGCGGTCACCGTCCGCGAGCGCGACACGATGAAGCAGGAGCGCGTCTCCCTGGACCAGATCCAGGGCTACCTCGCCACCCGCCTGATCGGCTGCTGA
- a CDS encoding metal ABC transporter permease yields MEFLTPRFMQRALLAAVLVGVIAPAVGIYLVQRRQALMGDGIGHIAMTGVGLGFLLSTSPVWMATAVAVAGAVVMELIRWYGRTRGDIALAMLFYGGMAGGVLLINLSDTGSNANLTSYLFGSLSTVSSEDITAISLLAAFVLLVTVGLRRQLFAVSQDEEFARVTGLPVRVLNLLVAVTAAVTVTVAMRVVGLLLVSALMVVPVAAAQQITRSFKVTFVLSVVIGVGVTLSGTITSYYQDVPPGATIVLLAIGVFVALTVLAAPLARRRARRGETAAERCTLEVPAARPAADDVRV; encoded by the coding sequence ATGGAATTCCTCACCCCTCGCTTCATGCAGCGGGCCCTGCTCGCCGCCGTGCTGGTCGGCGTCATCGCGCCCGCCGTCGGCATCTACCTGGTGCAGCGCCGGCAGGCCCTGATGGGCGACGGGATCGGCCACATCGCGATGACCGGTGTCGGCCTCGGCTTCCTGCTCTCCACCAGCCCGGTCTGGATGGCCACCGCCGTCGCCGTCGCGGGCGCGGTCGTCATGGAGCTGATCCGCTGGTACGGCCGCACCCGCGGCGACATCGCGCTGGCCATGCTCTTCTACGGCGGCATGGCGGGCGGTGTGCTGCTGATCAACCTCTCCGACACCGGCTCGAACGCCAACCTCACCTCGTACCTCTTCGGCTCGCTGTCCACGGTCTCCTCCGAGGACATCACCGCGATCTCGCTGCTCGCCGCGTTCGTGCTGCTGGTGACGGTCGGGCTGCGGCGGCAGCTGTTCGCCGTCAGCCAGGACGAGGAGTTCGCCCGGGTGACCGGTCTGCCGGTGCGCGTGCTGAACCTGCTGGTCGCGGTCACCGCCGCGGTCACCGTCACCGTCGCGATGCGGGTCGTCGGGCTGCTGCTGGTCAGCGCCCTGATGGTGGTCCCGGTCGCCGCCGCGCAGCAGATCACCCGGTCCTTCAAGGTGACGTTCGTGCTCTCCGTCGTCATCGGCGTCGGCGTCACCCTGTCCGGCACCATCACCTCGTACTACCAGGACGTCCCGCCCGGCGCGACGATCGTGCTGCTGGCCATCGGGGTCTTCGTCGCCCTGACCGTGCTCGCCGCCCCGCTGGCCCGCCGCCGGGCCCGGCGCGGCGAGACCGCGGCGGAGCGGTGCACCCTGGAAGTACCGGCGGCCCGCCCGGCGGCGGACGACGTCCGCGTCTGA
- a CDS encoding DUF6243 family protein, translating into MAKSRNNLLGVGGQRKKLSRAGAPGAGTEREADRRTAADQKQELLRKMRERAAGTEQPDTADAEAEAQAPEAPAQS; encoded by the coding sequence ATGGCCAAGAGCCGCAACAACCTTCTCGGCGTCGGCGGACAGCGCAAGAAGCTGTCCCGCGCCGGGGCGCCGGGCGCCGGAACCGAGCGCGAGGCCGACCGCAGGACGGCCGCCGACCAGAAGCAGGAGCTGCTGCGCAAGATGCGGGAGCGGGCCGCCGGCACCGAGCAGCCCGACACCGCGGACGCCGAAGCCGAGGCGCAGGCCCCGGAGGCCCCGGCGCAGAGCTGA
- a CDS encoding metal ABC transporter substrate-binding protein, whose amino-acid sequence MNVRRLIPTAAITGAVALGLTALTACSSSDASGHRSGDRLDVVASFYPMQFLAERIGGDHVSVSTLTKPGVEPHDLELSPRQTGALTDADFILYLKGIQPAVDDAIKQSGASHTLDVTTLTTLEDHGTEAGGEEHGHEHEGEEAGADPHIWLDPVKYTEVAKGVGKSLEKTDPDHAADYRKNTATLVKELGALDTAYRTGLKNTATKTFITTHSAFGYLAERYGLTQEGIAGIDPEAEPSPARISALHSIAEKKKVTTVFFETLASDRTAKTVARDTGLRTDVLDPLEGITKASKGDDYIEVMKSNLAALRTALGAK is encoded by the coding sequence ATGAACGTACGCCGCCTCATACCCACGGCCGCCATCACCGGCGCGGTCGCCCTCGGCCTCACCGCCCTCACCGCCTGCTCGTCGTCCGACGCCTCCGGCCACAGGAGCGGCGACCGGCTGGATGTGGTGGCGTCCTTCTATCCGATGCAGTTCCTGGCCGAGCGCATAGGCGGCGACCACGTCTCGGTCTCCACGCTCACCAAGCCGGGCGTGGAACCCCACGACCTGGAGCTCAGCCCCCGGCAGACCGGCGCCCTCACCGACGCCGACTTCATCCTCTACCTCAAGGGCATCCAGCCCGCCGTCGACGACGCGATCAAGCAGTCCGGCGCCTCCCACACCCTCGACGTCACCACGCTGACCACGCTGGAGGACCACGGCACGGAGGCCGGCGGCGAGGAGCACGGCCACGAGCACGAGGGCGAGGAGGCCGGCGCCGACCCGCACATCTGGCTGGACCCGGTGAAGTACACCGAGGTCGCCAAGGGTGTCGGCAAGTCCCTGGAGAAGACCGACCCGGACCACGCCGCGGACTACCGCAAGAACACCGCCACGCTGGTCAAGGAGCTGGGCGCGCTCGACACCGCGTACCGGACCGGGCTGAAGAACACCGCGACGAAGACGTTCATCACCACGCACTCCGCCTTCGGCTACCTGGCCGAGCGCTACGGCCTCACCCAGGAGGGCATCGCCGGCATCGACCCCGAGGCCGAGCCCAGCCCCGCCCGCATCAGCGCCCTGCACTCCATCGCGGAGAAGAAGAAGGTCACCACCGTCTTCTTCGAGACGCTCGCCAGCGACAGGACCGCGAAGACCGTCGCCCGGGACACCGGACTGCGCACCGACGTCCTGGACCCGCTGGAGGGAATCACCAAGGCCTCCAAGGGCGATGACTACATCGAGGTCATGAAGTCCAACCTCGCCGCCCTGCGCACGGCACTCGGCGCGAAGTGA
- a CDS encoding isoprenyl transferase, translating into MAVRGMLGGRNRRDHKTPEPHPSGAVPPKIPGELVPKHVAIVMDGNGRWAKERGLPRTEGHKVGEGVVMDVLKGCIEMGVKNLSLYAFSTENWKRSPEEVKFLMNFNRDVIRRRRDEMDELGIRIRWVGRMPKLWKSVVQELQVAQEQTKDNDKMTLYFCVNYGGRAEIADAAQRIAQDVAAGRLDPSKVNEKTFAKYIYYPDMPDVDLFVRPSGEQRTSNYLIWQSAYAEMVFQDVLWPDFDRRDLWRACLEFAQRDRRFGGAEEIAAKTDPRA; encoded by the coding sequence ATGGCAGTACGCGGGATGCTCGGCGGCCGTAACCGGCGCGACCACAAGACCCCGGAGCCGCACCCGTCCGGTGCCGTGCCTCCGAAGATCCCCGGGGAGCTCGTGCCCAAGCACGTCGCCATCGTGATGGACGGCAACGGCCGCTGGGCCAAGGAACGGGGCCTGCCGCGCACCGAGGGGCACAAGGTCGGCGAGGGCGTCGTCATGGACGTGCTCAAGGGCTGCATCGAGATGGGCGTCAAGAACCTCTCGCTGTACGCCTTCTCGACGGAGAACTGGAAGCGGTCCCCGGAGGAGGTGAAGTTCCTGATGAACTTCAACCGGGACGTCATCCGCCGCCGCCGTGACGAGATGGACGAGCTGGGCATCCGCATCCGCTGGGTGGGCCGCATGCCCAAGCTGTGGAAGTCGGTCGTCCAGGAGCTCCAGGTCGCCCAGGAGCAGACCAAGGACAACGACAAGATGACGCTGTACTTCTGCGTCAACTACGGCGGCCGGGCCGAGATCGCGGACGCCGCGCAGCGGATCGCGCAGGACGTCGCCGCCGGGCGGCTCGACCCCTCGAAGGTCAACGAGAAGACGTTCGCGAAGTACATCTACTACCCGGACATGCCGGACGTGGACCTGTTCGTGCGCCCCAGCGGCGAGCAGCGCACCTCGAACTACCTGATCTGGCAGAGCGCGTACGCCGAGATGGTCTTCCAGGACGTGCTGTGGCCCGACTTCGACCGCCGGGACCTGTGGCGGGCCTGCCTGGAGTTCGCCCAGCGCGACCGCCGGTTCGGCGGCGCCGAGGAGATCGCGGCGAAAACGGATCCCCGGGCCTGA
- a CDS encoding metal ABC transporter ATP-binding protein, with product MPEPQHPDREPVIVVRDAVASLGARPVLRGVDLTVHRGEVVALLGANGSGKSTAVRSVIGQVPLTGGTVELFGTPLRRFRDWARVGYVPQRTTAAGGVPATIREVVASGRLSRTRLGLPRRADRAAVDRAIELVGLADRAKDSVNALSGGQHQRVLIARALAAEPELLIMDEPMAGVDLASQEILAATLREQVAAGTTVLLVLHELGPLEPLIDRAVVLRDGCVLHDGPPPKAVGQHALPGHDHVHPHAASEPVRTGLLS from the coding sequence ATGCCCGAGCCCCAGCACCCCGACCGCGAACCCGTGATCGTCGTCCGCGACGCCGTCGCCAGCCTCGGAGCACGTCCCGTGCTGCGCGGTGTCGACCTGACCGTGCACCGCGGCGAGGTCGTCGCCCTGCTCGGCGCCAACGGCTCCGGCAAGTCCACCGCCGTCCGCTCCGTCATCGGCCAGGTCCCGCTGACCGGCGGCACCGTGGAACTCTTCGGCACCCCGCTGCGCCGCTTCCGCGACTGGGCCCGGGTCGGTTACGTACCGCAGCGCACCACGGCGGCCGGCGGGGTGCCCGCCACGATCCGCGAGGTCGTCGCCTCCGGGCGGCTCTCCCGCACCCGGCTGGGCCTCCCCCGCAGGGCCGACCGCGCCGCCGTCGACCGCGCCATCGAGCTCGTCGGCCTCGCCGACCGGGCCAAGGACTCGGTGAACGCCCTCTCCGGCGGCCAGCACCAGCGCGTGCTGATCGCCCGCGCGCTCGCCGCCGAACCCGAACTCCTGATCATGGACGAGCCGATGGCGGGCGTCGACCTGGCCAGCCAGGAGATCCTCGCCGCCACCCTGCGCGAACAGGTCGCCGCCGGCACCACCGTGCTCCTCGTCCTGCACGAGCTGGGCCCGCTGGAGCCCCTGATCGACCGGGCGGTCGTGCTGCGCGACGGCTGCGTCCTGCACGACGGGCCGCCCCCGAAGGCCGTCGGGCAGCACGCCCTGCCCGGCCACGACCACGTACACCCCCACGCGGCTTCCGAGCCCGTCCGGACGGGACTGCTGAGCTGA
- a CDS encoding MFS transporter — protein sequence MVRHDHPGPVLGRLGLFTVLLGAALPLIDFFIVNVALPTIDHDLAAGPALLELVVAGYGLAYAVLLVLGGRLGDMAGRRRLFLTGMAAFGLTSLACGLAPNAWSLVGARVAQGASAALMLPQVLATIQAATSGHRRARAMSLYGATAGLSMVAGQILGGALVAAAPLSSVFGESAGWRSVFLVNVPVAAVGLVLAARAVPETRADRPAPVDVPGTLLLAVSLLTLLAPLTEGRAAGWPLWTWVSLALFPFAAAAFYRVERRADRRGLIPLVPPSLLRLESLRRGLALVVPFSVGFGGFMFVIAVALQQGLELGPAQSGLSMAPMAVAFFAASLAGPRLVRRYGSRVVTAGGLIQAAGVAVLALTVWRGWPDLGMAGLMPGMAVAGLGQGLQLPVIFRIILSDVPPERAGVGGGVMTTTQQATLTLGVATLGSLFLALVPGSGMRDALVVTLLVQLAAVALTTTLSLRLPRTVG from the coding sequence GTGGTGCGGCACGACCATCCCGGCCCGGTGCTCGGCAGGCTGGGCCTGTTCACCGTGCTGCTGGGCGCGGCCCTTCCCCTGATCGACTTCTTCATCGTCAACGTGGCCCTGCCCACCATCGACCACGACCTCGCCGCGGGCCCCGCCCTGCTGGAACTGGTCGTCGCGGGCTACGGCCTCGCGTACGCCGTGCTGCTCGTCCTCGGCGGGCGGCTCGGCGACATGGCCGGCCGGCGCCGGCTCTTCCTGACGGGCATGGCGGCCTTCGGGCTCACCTCGCTGGCCTGCGGGCTCGCCCCGAACGCCTGGTCCCTGGTCGGGGCGCGGGTGGCGCAGGGCGCCTCGGCCGCCCTGATGCTGCCGCAGGTGCTCGCCACCATCCAGGCCGCCACCTCCGGGCACCGCAGGGCGCGGGCGATGAGCCTGTACGGGGCGACGGCCGGGCTCTCCATGGTCGCGGGCCAGATCCTGGGCGGGGCGCTGGTCGCCGCCGCCCCGCTGTCCTCGGTGTTCGGCGAGAGCGCGGGCTGGCGCTCGGTGTTCCTGGTCAACGTGCCCGTCGCGGCCGTCGGCCTGGTCCTGGCCGCGCGCGCGGTGCCGGAGACACGTGCCGACCGGCCCGCGCCCGTCGACGTACCGGGCACGCTGCTGCTCGCCGTGTCGCTGCTGACGCTGCTGGCCCCGCTCACGGAGGGGCGGGCGGCGGGCTGGCCGCTGTGGACCTGGGTGTCCCTCGCGCTGTTCCCGTTCGCAGCGGCGGCGTTCTACCGGGTGGAGCGGCGGGCGGACCGGCGCGGGCTGATCCCGCTGGTGCCGCCGAGTCTGCTGCGCCTGGAATCGCTGCGGCGCGGGCTTGCCCTGGTGGTGCCGTTCTCGGTGGGCTTCGGCGGTTTCATGTTCGTCATCGCGGTGGCGCTCCAGCAGGGCCTGGAGCTGGGCCCCGCGCAGTCCGGCCTGTCGATGGCCCCGATGGCGGTGGCCTTCTTCGCCGCGTCGCTGGCCGGGCCCCGGCTGGTACGGCGCTACGGCAGCCGGGTCGTCACGGCCGGCGGGCTGATCCAGGCGGCCGGTGTGGCGGTGCTCGCGCTGACGGTGTGGCGCGGCTGGCCGGACCTGGGGATGGCGGGCCTGATGCCCGGAATGGCCGTCGCCGGTCTCGGCCAGGGCCTCCAGCTGCCGGTCATCTTCCGCATCATCCTGTCGGACGTGCCGCCGGAGCGGGCCGGGGTGGGCGGCGGGGTGATGACGACGACCCAGCAGGCGACGCTCACCCTGGGCGTGGCCACGCTCGGCTCGCTGTTCCTGGCGCTGGTGCCCGGTTCCGGGATGCGGGACGCCCTGGTGGTGACCCTGCTGGTCCAGCTGGCGGCGGTCGCCCTGACGACGACGCTGAGCCTGCGGCTGCCGCGCACGGTGGGGTGA